The Anoplopoma fimbria isolate UVic2021 breed Golden Eagle Sablefish chromosome 9, Afim_UVic_2022, whole genome shotgun sequence genome contains the following window.
CACAAAGTGATTTagtttcctcctctgctttaTATGTCATTCATCAGCTTTTGGAGGGTGCTTCTCATTGTGCCTGCTCTTTACACACAGGCGCAGCATTCAGGGACACACAACAACGATGTgctctgtgtgcatgcatgtgtcagtttgtctgtgtgtttttctggaCAAACACACGGCACATCAAAGAAAGCGGACGCCATATCTGCAGATGCATGATGTGATCTGTGTGTaataacacaagaaaaaaagtcttacgTCAACTAACTTTACAAGCTGCCAGGTCGCATGAAGACTGACATTCTTGATGTTTTTCTGTGACCATTGACCTTAACAAGCTCTGAGATCTTTTTAATCATATGATTGTCAGGTGACAGGTAAGTGCTCTGCATACAAGGGATTGTTTTACAACAGCCACAACTTTTTCCTCCACAGTCACCTTCAAGGCATAAAACTCCCTCACAAAGAACCCATTCCTCAGTGTTAGTCGAGTTACCAGTAGCTTCATCTCACATtgtaatgtttaattatctCTCATTGTATCCGAGAATGTGTTTATGTTACAAAGGCCATTATATTCTACAACAACAAGATGTTGCATTGTCTAAGACTTAGTGGAAGATCAAGAACGAGTTAAAtgaaatacagtaccagtcaaaagtttggacacaccttctcattcaatggtttttctttatttttatttttttcctacattgtagattaatattgaagacatccaaactatgaaggaacacatatggaattatgtggtacacaaacaaatgctcaacaaaccagaatatgttttatattttacattcttcaaagtagctgaatgagaagatgtgtccaaacttttgactggtactgtatgatgCTGTGTGAtgagaacaaacagaaagaaagcaatacagatagaatagaaaacacaacaaagtcaaataaaagagAACAGAGCAGATATGCATTACAAtagaatgaaatagaaaaacaacGCAATATatagcagaaaaacaaaaaaaatagaagacaCTTCAAATTAGAATATTACagctgaaaaacaacagaataaatgAGAGAATAAGAAGAACACAGAACAgaatataatcaaataaaaacaaccacagaatATAATAGAAACATACCACTGCTggagtcttcttcttctttatgcTCCCTGGTTCTGCTGTGATtttcaggtctttttttttcaggtagTTTCAATGCGTTGCAGTCGCCTTTTCTAAAAAACCACTTCCTAAAATGTTTGTCAATTCATCGATGAACCACGGGACGAGttcctgttttctgtcctcACGTGATCTGTGTCATGTGACCGCAGGTGGGCGGAGTCTAAGTTTATCTTTGCGGAAGAggtgaaaacaaatcaaacactgtAGCACATGACTCAAGCTGTGACTCTGTGACTCTGTGACTCTGGGCATTCAACTCACAACCTCGTTTTATGTTCATCTTTTGAATGCACATTTGTTGGCTCACATTAAATGTTTCAAAGCCAAACGAGCAGAGAGTTTGAGACTTAAGACATAGATATTTATGGATAACAGTGAAGAgggctcttcttcttcatcatcatcatgctgcttgagttgttttttctcatcttgGCAACATGTTGCATTGGAGAGTCAAAGAGGAGGAATGTCCTTCTAATAATTGGTGagtgtacttttacatttttatccaGTGGAGAGAAGTGACAGTTTtagaaactcaaaatgcccttttgACCTGGACTGGAATAATGCTGAAATATACAGATGCCAGTTTTTCAGGTACACCTATCTAAAACAAAGAACAGTCCTGTAATACATCCTATTGCAGTATACAGAGAGCTGGTTCTGTTCTGGATGTAGGtgaggtggacaaaataacagaaacacctctCTGTATTATGATGTGCACTTTGTGGTCAAAGCTTCTATATATGTTATTCAAGTGAGATCTCAatgctacattacattacattacattacattacagtcatttagcagacgcttttatccaaagcgacttacaggaagtgtattcaacataggtattcaagagaactactagtcaccagaagtcataagtgcatctcctttcttaaacaagcatcttaaagcataaaccagagcaaaagtatagtgcagaggcaaattactacgaaaacaataattgcaacagactaatacgaatacaataagtgctacaaactactacgaataggataagtgcaacaaactaatacgaatacaataagtgcaacaactaatacgaatgcaataatgCTACAGCGTACAATGACAACAATGTGCCTTAAAATGTGAAGCAAGAGATTAAGCCAAGTCCATAAAATATATGGTTCTCTCTGTTTGGTGTGAAATAACTTGCTTGCACAGAGTTTTGTTGAACCCCATCCAGCAACCTTTGGGATAAACTGAAAccacaacagagagacaggccTTATCGTCCAACATCAAGAATGCTTTTGTCCCTGCAGCCAGGTTCCAAAATGTTGTCCAGATTCTGTTGGCCAGACAGTGTAAGAGCtcagaaatgtgtcttttccATCTTATTAGCCGATGATGCAGGTTTTGAGACGGAGGTGTACAACAACTCCGTGGTCCGAACCCCTCACCTGCTCTCTCTGGCCCAGCGGAGCCTGGTGTTCAGCAACGCCTTCACCTCTGTCAGCAGCTGCTCCCCCAGCCGCTCCACCATCCTCACCGGCCTGCCgcaggtaaaaacacacacacatacacactcgcATACATATGGATGCATCCGATTTGTGCATGAATGCACAGTTTATACCTCGGTTTGATGTGTTTTAGCACCAGAACGGCATGTATGGGCTGCATCAGGGTGTTCACCACTTCAACTCGTTTGACGGAGTACAAAGTCTACCGCTGCTCCTCAGCCAAGCCAACGTACACACAGGTAAGTAACAAAGAGACCAGTTTATTTCAAGTGTACTCTCCCACACTCTTGCCTCTAATCATCATTTCAtcccctttccctctctcagGTATAATTGGGAAGAAGCATGTCGGCCCTGGATCTGTTTACCCTTTTGATTTTGCGTACACAGAGGAGAACAACTCTGTCCTCCAGGTGGGGAGGAACATCACCCGCATCAAACTACTGGTCCGCAAGTTTTTCAAGGCGCATAACGAAGAAGCTTTCGAGCGAAGGCGGAAGAAAGAAGAGAATACAGACAATTTAAACGATGACGAGAGGCCTTTTTTCCTCTATGTTGCCTTTCATGACACCCACAGATGTGGACACTCGCAGCCCCAGTACGGAGCTTTCTGTGAGAAGTTTGGGAATGGTGAAATGGGGATGGGTAGGATACCCGACTGGACACCAGAATATTACACACCAGAACAAGTAAAGGTCAGTGACCAActgattttatgttttcaaatgtagaaagaaaacaaggatCATTAGCTGTaaaacatatgtatgtatgtaaaacatttgttttttcatatagACCTGTTTCAAAATTGTTGTTACATATTTGTTGAATCATAACTTTAACATTTCTACAGCAGCAAATTTGGTAACTTAATTTTTGTGATCTCTCATGATGTCCCATCAggtgtaaaaatgtacatttttattttcacttcatgGTCACACTTCTACCGATGCTGTTATACTGATATTAAACAGACAAAATCACAAATCCTATGATTGAATTCAAAGGTTTGATCCATAAATCGAATCTCAGAGCTCCTAACACATATTAATCTGCTCTGTCCTCATCTCGTGTACTTCAGGTTCCTCCTTTTGTGCCGGACACACCTGTGGCCCGGGCTGACCTGGCTGCACAGTACACCACGGTGAGCAGGCTGGATCAAGGTATGAACCGACACCTacacacaacaaagacacaaaaaagacaGTAGAGAGAGGCCACTCTAGTAAAACACTGAGCCATAATTGGGTGAATTTCCTCTGCAGGTATCGGTTTGGTTCTCCAGGAGCTCAAAGACGCTGGCTATGAGAACGACACTCTCATCATCTACAGCTCAGATAACGGCATCCCGTTCCCGAACGGCAGAACAAACCTGTATCGCTCCGGGACGGCAGAGCCCATGCTGGTGTCCTCTCCAGAGCACAGGGGGCGATGGGGGGACACCAGCCAGGCCTACGTCAGCCTGCTGGGTAAGAGATGGATGCCACAAAGAGGTTGggatggctttttaaaaaaggatataGTCCATCAGGTCTAGCAGCAATGCGCCCAGAGCACAATGTCCATAGCAGGTTTGATTCTAGGTGAGTGCTCACAACATTGGCAGCCAAACTTTTTGGGTTTGTGACTCTTTAAAATGTAGCAATACCTACTGCTAAGTGATCTATCTGTCTCATCACAGATAATGGCCTTAGTGAGTTATAAGGTGTGAGCAGTTCAACCATAACATGATTATTACAGGCTAAAAAGGTAAAGGtgtttattatatcatttatttcattaatcattttgtaGTGACCACTCAGTTTGATCTTGGGACCCCGCGTGTGTTACCAGGTTGGGAACAACTGGCTCACACAAATGAACAGGGAAGTCAATGGGATGATCTGATGTGCTCGATCGGCCACAAGAGGGAGACTTTACAATGATGCATCAGCAGCAGATCTCAGATAAAATAGGATAAACAAGATAAGATGAAAAATAACTGCctgtaaatatcaaaataacataaataaaaaatattattatggCATAAATTCAAAAACCATGTATCTCCATGTCAACTTTTCAGTACCCAATGAGAAACCtctcttttaaacaatttatttagcTTAAAAAGCGGGACAATTTTCTAAACCCATAAAAGAACACTTGATCCTTTAatgcatcttaaaaaaataaaaatctccaAATGTGgtttatgtggttttttttaacggACATTCAAGTGACATGTTACTATGAAGATGTTAACAGTAGGACATAATAGAACCACTCActgtctcttctcttcttctccctctctttctttgacAGACATCACTCCCACCATTCTGGACTGGTTCTCTGTTCCCTACCCGTCCTACAGCCTCCCCGGCGACCCCACCGGCCCGGTCCACCTCACCGGTCGCTCCTTACTGCCGGCCCTGGACACTGAGCCCCCCAGCTGGCACACCGTCTACGCCAGCCAGTCCCTCCACGAGGTCTGTGAGCATCGCTGCCCTTCAGACAGGACGTCATCACCATCGTTActaacagagagaaacaaactaaaacaaaaggcCTTCACTGCTGCACTGTCGTTTTGATTTCAGGTAACCATGTTCTACCCAATCCGCTCCGTCCACCAGGGGGCGTACCACCTTCTCCACAACCTTCACTACCGCATGCCCTTCCCCATCGACCAGGACCTGTATGTGTCACCCACCTTCCAGGACCTGCTGAACCGCACAAGGCTGAGTGAACCCACTCACTGGTTCAAAAGCCTGGAGCAGTATTACTACAGAGAGCGCTGGGAGCTGTTCGACTCCAGGTCTGTTACAGCTCACGTTGTTCCATCATGTTTTACAGCTTGGGAAGGAGAAACACGTTCACTGTGATGAGTCACAGATAAATGTCAGTCACATTTGGTAAATGAGCTTCGAGATCAAAGCCCTAAAGAAGAGCGATCACAGTACTTGATCTCGAGTGGTGGATGACATAAGTTCCTCTGATTTAAATGAGCTTCAGCGGCCACCGTTCATATTTTAGTGATTTAGTCTTTAGGAAATGTTCAGAAGCTGCAACCATAATGGAGAAAAAGGgttctaaaaaaaagaaagagagaaaactggTGCACTTTAAATCAAAATAGAACAAAATTTAAATTGACGTTTTTCACTATTTCTAGATATTTGTAgactaaaagacaaaaaaatgtcattatattaatttaaaattaaatgaatcatCATCGGCTTGACTGTGACCTAATACAACCAGAGAGCACGAACATTTTCTCTGTGGTGAACAGCTGAAAGCCAAAAATGACTCAGATCTTTGTGAAGAACAAACAGGGATGCTTGCACACACTtctgccatttttctttttttggacttAAATACTAAAGAAAATTCATATATTGTGTTAGAATTAAAAATCCATTTGCCTTTTTGAATTTAGCTTGATTCTCATCCATCACGGTCACAGCTGGGTGGGTTTCTTGTAACTCCTGTTTTTAAGGCTTGTTTGGGGTTTTCTCcttgaggagactgaggtcatgtcttctgtttttgttgatggGAAGTTATGAATTTCACATGGTGGGTAAGTTTTAGGCTGATTGAAGTGTTTTTAGACAAATCTTAGGCCTGAAAAAGAATTCAGTATATCACATAGTTCTttgtcaaatttattttatttctggcAGCATGGAGAGCCCTTTGAAACAATATTAGGACCCTCATCATGGGAATTAAAACAGTAAAGCTTTATTTTATCATCAATAGTTTCCCAATcattttcagaaataaatatgtaatctGATATTAATTATAGGGATCTCAGTATAAGGCAACAAAATCTTGTCCTTTCGGTTAATGAATTTGAACAAATGCTCCACCAACACAGGACGGACCCTCTGGAAACCAGGAACCTGGTGTCAGACCCGTCCTATAGCAGTGTGCTGGAGAGCCTGAGGCAGAGTCTGCAGAAGTGGCAGTGGGAGACGGGGGACCCCTGGGTCTGTGGACCCGACTACGTCCTGGAGGACAAACTAGAGCCGCACTGCAGACCGCTCTACAACGGACTCTGATGGACTCGAATGGTACTTTTACTCATCTGGATTGACATTATGTCCCTGTAGATAATCTCgttttttcttataaaataaattacatttattagttTTACTTTTGACGGTCAGTGCTGCTTTTAATgctcaaaaataaacaaaacttgAATTGCATTAATTCctaacattgtttttgttaaagcaTCATTCTTTTTTATCTAACCAGATAATTTCATCATTCAGGTCCTTCTTATCTGTCTACATACATTTAAGGTACATTTCGCCATCATCCAGACCCCCTCATTACCCTGTTTTATAATAAGGCAACATAGTTACACAATATTTGACTATTCTTGTTATTATTTCATTGAACATATGTAGCTTCATCCGTCTCTGTTTTTAGTCTACATCACCACTGATCTGCTGACACACGGGCAGTAGAGCTCATGAAATCACAAATCAATCGGGAAAAGGGTTCTTATTGATTCCTCAGATGATTCCTCACTTTGAAGTCAGAATGATTCTCAATCAATGTGGAAAGCTGTTGGGACGGAACACAATTCGGATCAGTCAACTATTCACTCATGTTGATTgatcttctcctttttttaccCCTAATCTGTCCATTTTCACTCATGTTGAGGTCTTCTGAAGCCATGCCCACTGATTCTACTTTGTTGTGCCCCTTTTGTTGCATGCAGTGGGTAAACACCAACCcaatttaaaagcttttaagcactttgtgtgtgattttcaagacaaattcacacacacacacacacacacacacacacacacacacacacacacacacacacacacacacacacacacacacacacacacacacacacacacacacacacacactctatctttattttgttgtatagtatgtgtatttattgtctgtgtctgtgtagttgtatagtatgtgtatgtgtatttatgtgtctgtatagtatgtgtatttattgtctgtgtagttgtatagtatgtgtattta
Protein-coding sequences here:
- the sgsh gene encoding N-sulphoglucosamine sulphohydrolase, with amino-acid sequence MLLELFFLILATCCIGESKRRNVLLIIADDAGFETEVYNNSVVRTPHLLSLAQRSLVFSNAFTSVSSCSPSRSTILTGLPQHQNGMYGLHQGVHHFNSFDGVQSLPLLLSQANVHTGIIGKKHVGPGSVYPFDFAYTEENNSVLQVGRNITRIKLLVRKFFKAHNEEAFERRRKKEENTDNLNDDERPFFLYVAFHDTHRCGHSQPQYGAFCEKFGNGEMGMGRIPDWTPEYYTPEQVKVPPFVPDTPVARADLAAQYTTVSRLDQGIGLVLQELKDAGYENDTLIIYSSDNGIPFPNGRTNLYRSGTAEPMLVSSPEHRGRWGDTSQAYVSLLDITPTILDWFSVPYPSYSLPGDPTGPVHLTGRSLLPALDTEPPSWHTVYASQSLHEVTMFYPIRSVHQGAYHLLHNLHYRMPFPIDQDLYVSPTFQDLLNRTRLSEPTHWFKSLEQYYYRERWELFDSRTDPLETRNLVSDPSYSSVLESLRQSLQKWQWETGDPWVCGPDYVLEDKLEPHCRPLYNGL